The genomic stretch atTTCAGACCCATGGGTAGGTGGCATGTGCCAGCTCTTCCCTTCTGCACCCTGGTTGGTTTGCTAACTCTGAATTCCCAAAATCTATCAGGTGAGGGTTGTTTTTTCTACAAGATAGCTCTTGTTTCTCCTGCTGGCCCAGGCACTCCTTCATCCTGCTGCCTTgcctccagcagagcagtgaaaggctgggctgggaaaaaggaaatacTCACCCTCTGAGGAGGAAGCCAGGGGAGACACCTGGAGCTGGTAGAGGTCGTTGGTGCTGTCAGCCATGGTCACCTCCATTGGAGGCCTCCAGTCGCTCAGGGAGCCGCTCACCTCGCAGGAGGACAGGTCTGTGGGAGGCACCAGGGTTGGCACtcacaggacagacagacagacagccctccttcctccctgccaggctggcactgcagctgccccagccccaggactCATCTTTGAGTCCACGGGTTTAGCACAAATGGCATTTTccaccctgctcagccctgaacCCTTTGTCTCACCTAAGGTGATGGCTGTGCTCTCCACCTCCACTTCCTGCCCTGCATAGTCGTGAATGGTGTAGCCGCTGTGGTCATCTGGCAGAGGAGTGTTGGTTAAGCTTTCTGCTGACTCTTTCAGCCTTGTCTCTTCATAGCACTGAAAACAAGGGTAAGGCATGAAAGACTTGTCTAAGAACGTGCAAGTTCCCATATGAAACAAGTTAAGaaagaaaaccaccaaaacctcTAGCTTCTTAAGCTGCCTCTACAGACACATACATACCTTTCTCTTGCTCTTGTTTCTTGCCTCTCTTGAAGACTTTGACTTcctttctgtgaaataaaataagaCAAATGTGAGAAAGGGCTGCACATTTTAGGCAAGTGTGAGCTCTTGCAGCCTTGAAACCTGCTCAGCAAGCTCAACCACTGCCACCACCAGCCAGCCCCCTGACTCCCTGATGCTGCCTTTGGGCATGTTTAAGGAATTTGGGATAAAATGAACTGTTTGTACAAGCTGTTCCCAACAATGCCCGGTGAgcaagcccagcagcaccagtgctACCAACAGGTCAGTCACCCCCtgctcacacagagcaggaCCTTTAAGAGCTGTTTAAGCAGTGGATTGCCAAGGGTTTACCTTTCTTCTGGTGCTTTGTCAAGGGTGGCAGCATCCTGTAAACCCTGACAGCACTGGAGCCCTTGTTGATGCTTTTATCCTTCACTTCTTCAATGTCAGGCAGGGAATTCATGGCACAGCGGAAATTTGCCTTCCAGGTTTTTGGATCAGGATCTTTCTCACCTTCTTTATACCTTCCTATAAATAAGAGATACGTTATGTATTTTAGACTTTCCAGTGCTGGTTTTTCCCACGAAAAGATGCCAACATTCTCCTTTCTGACATACATACGAGTAGTTAATCTAACTACCAGTGTAAGGCAAGGCAAAAGAAAGCCTTGCTCAAGCCAGTCATGTGAGTGATGGGAATGCAAAGGCAGCACCCACCTGTGTGAATGGCCCAGCTCCTGAAAAGGCAGGCATCCTTCTCCATGTCCCAGCCATGCTTAGCTGCATGTTTCCATGGGATTTGGAAGATCCTCTTATCCTGAAATTTAACCAATAGAGTTTTGAATTAAACAGGAAATGTCACATGCCAGTATGGAATAATGGATTTAATAAGAGTTCTCAGGTGCAGTTCAGAAATGTTCTAACACCCCCTACTCTGTATTTTAGAGCAGGAGGGTTATAACTATTGGCATATAACTACAGTGGCTATTTAatctatattttaattaaatagcCACGGTTCCATCTATTTTGTTCATGGCATTTAAGGCTTTTTATGATTTctgaaattgggaaaaaaacccaaaggtACTACAATACAGTAGAAGTCAGCAATATTATCAATTTTATCTCCAAATAATTTCAATACATTGCATCAAACCTATTAGTATTTCCTAAATAATAGCATTTTTTCTAGATACACTTTGTCAGAGAATCCCCTTTTTAAAGTTGCCCATAAGATCCTGCAGCAATTCTACAAAAAATGTAGCTTGAATCTCCTCTTGGGGTGGATATGGAAACTTCAGAGACTTGGTTCAATAAGCTCAGTGATCTCGACCTGTGCTACACCCTGGTAACAGGGATATGCCTTACAGACCAAAAAATGCAACATTTCTTCCAGGCAGGATCTTAAAAATGGAAGCAACTGGAGTGTAACAGCAGCTGCTTATCTGGAACAGGAGGTGACTTGGCTCAATGAGCAGCAGGAGTTAAAAGAGATTTTGAAGGTTTCTTCATTCTCCAACATACCCAGAATGCTTTCATTGCAATTTATCATTCCCCTCCTGGGaattttctgagggaaaaatgGAACTACTCCACTGTGTACCAAGCAGAGCTATCTCTTCTGCAAACAAAAGCTGTTGCTTTTTAAGCATAATGCTGGCAGGTTTTCTCCATGTCTTTTCCTTTATGATCTTGACTCGTGTTTAGCGTCATTTAAGAACAAGGTACACAAGTAGTACTATTAATGATGATAGTACAAAGCAGCCTCACCTTGTTAATCCATATCAGTCCAGGTATTTGATTGGAATCAATCTGCATTTCCAACCACGGCCTCATGCGCATTCTTGACACCGGCATGTTGGCTGTGCAAGGAGTGACAAACAGGTCAAACTCTCATCGCTGTTTTAAGCGCTCTGCAGCGTCGCCCCTCCCATGCCGCCTGTGCTCAGCATCACCACGGTGCTACCCAGAGCCACTTTTCAGAGTCTAAACTCGCTCAGTGCCTCTCAGCCTCTCCGGGAGGGAAGCGCTTCCTGCTCCGCCTGGCTCGGCTCCAAAGCAGGGCTCAGGTTTGGAATTCGGCGGAGGGGCCGATGGCAGCACTGGGTGCTCAGCCCGTGCTGCGTGGGGAGCTCGGCTGGGACCGGTTCCGAGCCCGGTTCCGAGCCGGGTTCCGAGCCCGTTCTGGGTCCCGCCAGCACCGCCACTGGCTGCGGCTGTCCCCCGGCCCTCCAGCCACCGGCACCGGAGCGGCACCGACTGCAAAATCCTCTCCTAAAAAGTTTATCATTAATT from Melospiza georgiana isolate bMelGeo1 chromosome 15, bMelGeo1.pri, whole genome shotgun sequence encodes the following:
- the IRF1 gene encoding interferon regulatory factor 1 isoform X1 — translated: MPVSRMRMRPWLEMQIDSNQIPGLIWINKDKRIFQIPWKHAAKHGWDMEKDACLFRSWAIHTGRYKEGEKDPDPKTWKANFRCAMNSLPDIEEVKDKSINKGSSAVRVYRMLPPLTKHQKKERKSKSSREARNKSKRKCYEETRLKESAESLTNTPLPDDHSGYTIHDYAGQEVEVESTAITLDLSSCEVSGSLSDWRPPMEVTMADSTNDLYQLQVSPLASSSEVTDEDEEEINQDLFKLLGPAQDWHSTSIGGKGFLTNETGTQSLCSTYSYREQDGDIDTTSGEMDFRFYDQKNLDLSWLDTVRPTMQVIPCGL
- the IRF1 gene encoding interferon regulatory factor 1 isoform X2, which codes for MPVSRMRMRPWLEMQIDSNQIPGLIWINKDKRIFQIPWKHAAKHGWDMEKDACLFRSWAIHTGRYKEGEKDPDPKTWKANFRCAMNSLPDIEEVKDKSINKGSSAVRVYRMLPPLTKHQKKERKSKSSREARNKSKRKCYEETRLKESAESLTNTPLPDDHSGYTIHDYAGQEVEVESTAITLDLSSCEVSGSLSDWRPPMEVTMADSTNDLYQLQVSPLASSSEAAWTSPGLAQHQHWGERLSDQRDRHPEPVQHLQLQGAGWGH